The genomic DNA CAAATCACTGCATGATACTTTTCGATAGGAGAGTAAAGGTGCGCAAGTGAAAAGTTGGAATTGATTCGGTGTTGATTGGATTTTATTGTAGGAGGTTACTGTATTTGATACGTCTGGCTTCGAGGAAGCTTTCTGCATGAAAACTTTGGTTAGTTTGGAGAGCTTGTTTGTCGCCTGTAACGAGAATAGCATCCCGGCCTCCCCGATGACACAGCTAGAGAACATGTCCGCCGCCCTCCATAGCTCCGCGACGATGTCGGGGCAACACTTGCCGCCATCGCAGGCACAGCAGACTCAATCGCAGCAACATCAGCAACATCaccacccccaccaccaccacacgcATCACCAGCAGCAACaccaacagcagcagcaacaacaacaacagcaacagcaacaacatcacCACCAACAACACCATCCTCAGGCGCAGGGGCAGCACCAGCACCAGCAACACGCCCAACAGCAGCCGCATCAGCCGCCACAATCCCAGCCACAACAGCAACACACCTCGGTAGCCGTGGCTCAGCCCGCCGACTCTGTCGGCCTGGAGAATACCGAGGTGCCGGCTGACTCTCCGTCGAGTCAGACAGAGAGCTCAGACAAGGCGCTAAATAAGAAGAGTGGGGCGGGAATCCGCCGACACGAGAAGCCACCGTACTCGTACATCGCACTCATCGTGATGGCGATACAGAGCTCGCCCGCCAAGCGGTTGACGCTAAGCGAAATCTACCAGTTTCTAATGCAGCGATTTCCGTTCTTTCGCGGCCCGTACCAAGGTTGGAAGAACTCGGTCCGCCACAATCTCTCGTTGAACGAGTGCTTCATCAAGCTACCCAAGGGACTAGGCCGACCGGGCAAGGGGCATTACTGGACCATCGATCCCGCCAGCGAGTTCATGTTCGAGGAGGGTTCCTTTCGACGCAGGCCTCGCGGTTTTCGCCGAAAGTGTCACGCCCTGCGACCACCGTATGCCATGATGAACGCCATGCCCCACCACATGCTTGGGGTCGGTGGGATGGACATGTTTGGCCAGAACCCCGGCCATGTCGCGCCTGGCGGTCTCTCCCCGATGCAGGCCGGTATGAACCACATGGGGCACATGAACGGCATGGACAGTAACATGAACATGAGCATGATCGGCGGCCCGATGTCCCCACATCTGGCCAACAGCGCCCCGAACGCCTGCTCCCCCAATGCCGGCTTCATGACCAGCTGCTCTATGACGGGCGGCGACTACCATTCGGCCAGCAGTGCGGGCACCCCGCCGACACCGACGGGTCTGTACATGAACGCGGCGGCTGTGAGCGGCGGCGGGCTGGGCATGGAAACGGCACAGTGCTCAGTCAGCTACGCCGGAGGTTGGGGGAACTCGGCGGTGAATACTCGGTACATCAAGCAGCAGCCGCCCGATTGTAGCGAGGACAGCTCACCTCATGCCGGCGTATTACAACCCCACGTGGACACCACACAGTACATACCGTCTGGCCAGCATCACCCGGGATCTGAAGGCATTGATATGACGCAAGGTGAGACGCCGAACAGATTTTATTTCTTGTATGATAGAATGTTTGATCCCATTTGAAGCTCCTTGATgagtatttgttttgttttgttttgttgtggtttttttttttccaaaaatctATGTAATTGTCTCATTTTGATTGTGTATTTCACGTCAGCCAAAGTGGGTACGTATAAGATTTTTTTCTCGGTATTAAATTGTTCCCTGTCATTTTGTATGAAAATATCGTGCATGCATACACGCTGATGATAATGACCTCGACTATGATGAAATTGATAGTGACAGTGATGCTAGAAGTTGTAATTAGAAAATGCAATAATAACTATGATTTTGTCGTCAACGATTTGTAATATTTCAACAGTGTTCAAAGATCGCATAAACACTATCGAAAACCAAATAAGACGCTGTGATTTATCAACTTCACTATCATTCACCATATATCATGTTTGCCTGTGGCTGTGAAACGTTCACACTTTGGAAAGTTTACTATAGAAATCAGTAGTTTGTGTTTAAGATCACTAGTAAttgttgatacatgtacatatgcatATGGTAGAGAAAAAAACGGACAGCGTGTTTTTATGTACCCATGGACATGGAATAGAGCATAGAAAGTCCCCTCCtgttattttctttgattgaaATAGATTATAATGCACTTTCCTCTGGATCTTAAAtgacagcaacaacagcaacaacaacaacaacaaagtacaaaacatcGCAATATCTGTCCATAGAATACTGCCGTAGACATTAAATGCAGCTCAGTGATTAATTTTTGGCATCAAAGGGcgttgaaacaaaaaaacaacaacaacaacaacaagtcaaCAATAGCAACAGTGCCTTTTATTTGTCGCTTGAGGGCGTATCAAAGTCTATTTGTTTCGCAATCGAGACCCAGGAGTGCAGTGTCGAGTACGTATGCTTATTGGGACTTTGATAATTTTAACTCAATTTTCCTGGAGTTAGTGTgtgtttattattattctgCGTGTGTAGAAAGTAATCAACATTAAAAAGTAGACTGTCATTCATCTTCGTGCGTGAACTATGACATCACTATAAACAGGACGGCACTCTcgattgttttgtgtttttaaactGAAGTTGTCGCTGGTTATAGGGAAACTGATAAAGATCATTCCTTGCTCAAGATCAGTATGGACAAAGGTTACGCTGCCAGATTGGCAGACTAGAGTTTTAATTTAATGACAATGAGGTCGAAAGGAATGGCTGTAACACGCTCCTACCATTACATGTTCgtgttatatctttttttttttagtatggaAGTAGGAGGAGCGGTTCTAGAATGAAAAAGTATTGGGCAGATTGATTTACGATgttcgcagaattaaaaacaacaacaacaacaaaatgatgcaTAAGTGAGTAGCCTCTGAAGTGTGTTGTTTGCTGTTTAGCTATACATAGAGACTGCTGTGATGTATTTCTggcgaaacaaacaaacaaactgacgtAGACAAACTCTGCCCCATTCAAACGAGAAGTCGTTAATTGCTTCTGATACTGTGATATTACTATGGACACTAAGACAAATGACaacgattatgatgatgatgatgatgatgatgatgatgatgatgatgatgatgatgatccaatGATGGCGGTGAAGATGGTGGTGGATaccaaggaggaggaggatagcAATGATGTTTTATTATGACGGTGAGCTGATCGTGGCGACAATGATTAATGGAATAATTAACGTTGATGGAGATGGGGATGATAAAGTTGATAACGGAGGTGAAGATTAAAACAGTTAAAAAATGATTACAgatcaaagaaaaaaaccccgaaTTGATAACAATGATCAttatcttaaaggcataatttaccaattgcagatgaaacaaaaaccaagcattagtgtttcaaaatagttctaaaatgtgagctagAGATAGAAACtaccaatgtaaatatttgaaccactataatcgatgttaaatattgttaaatacatgtatacaaaatgtgaacaatagttataataaaaatgtttccagactaaaccgtatacagttatggtttatttagAAAGACAGTGATATCTCTTTAAATGTTAGGCTTTATTACGAAAATTTTATACGGTAgtatgttttgtaatacaactgacctacacatatgcatcaaatgcgatatcttgaacatttttaaatcactgctcccaaaggtaaacaggacctttaatcattcatgttcatGGGCAGTTCTTATGACAACGGATTATTACTACAAGGTTCCACATTTATATTCTTCTCAGTTTACCTTGTTTTgcttatgcaaccttattctctgttaccaaggAAAGTAAAATGTTtaatgttcttttcgaaaaatgaaataaaatttgaattgaattgaattgaattgaatgagcGCTAGTTCAGTGACAGGCGAAATGAAGTTGTAAGCCACTGTCGTAGCCTAGCAACTCGTAGGATGCAAATACAGCTATGTCCAGTAGGTTTTCGCATTATTATATTATAGGAATATGGTTTTCTaatatgtaatttcttttgctTCTTGTACACGTGTAGATGCTGTAATCATTGGCTGACGATAAACCAAGTGTCAGCTAAAAAGTCACAGAACttattgatatattatattacatattattcagtgttttatgACTCGGTTTTACTGTTTTATCGTGGACTAGTCGTTATTTCGTATTTTAAAAGACCTTCAGTCATCTGAGGTATCATCTGATTTGAAAGTTGAATAGGTTTATGTATTAGGTGACCTTAAGTCAGTATTGACCTTCTCGTAAGTGGACGTGAAACATTTTATGCTAATGATGTGAAAGTTACTCGGCAGTTTAAGTTCCGTCGTAGATACATTATGTGCAGCTACCCACCACTTTCGAAATAGGAATTAATGTGCATGGGAAATAATCGTACATAGTGGTTGGTAGAAGTCTCATCAGAATcttacttttgaaaaaaaaaaataaaaaacttaaAAGAATTTTAATGTATCGCATGTTTTCACTAAATCTGTGTAAGTGGTCGCATAGAACCACATCTGCAAAGTAGCCGAGCTAGTAAGGCCGTGAACTCGCTATTCAAATTATCGAAAGAGGACATTAGGTTTTTTTAGTGACGATTTATTTGTAGGTTAAAGGGGtcgtataattttggttgagacgtaatttcaggtttctaatattttttggtgagataatgagaaacctcttatgaaatatgaaagagcatgtaattctatgaggaattcaacgtttatttgatgaaaattgaatttgaaatggctgagatatccaaaagagagcgattctaataaagtgtgggtctcacactttattacgattgctttgttttactggttttttgtgttttttttttatgtttcagtcattccaaacccaattttcatcaaataaactttgaattcctcttaaaatggtatgctctgtactatatcataagtgttttcttggtatctcgtaaaaagttaaaaggccaattctcatctccactaatactgtgccatccctttaaaggaaggTTATAATGTCATCTATCGCCTCATCTCAATGTTATCTTTATTAACAGTTTCATCGCAAAACGACTTAACTCCATTCTTAAGAAtatgagatatttgcgattgaacgtgctaaaacaaagtaaaggattacaaaatatggatttttttttttataatcataaCTTCGAGAACATTCCTTGTTATGCGACATGTGAGGTATATAACTGTATTTTGCTCTATGGATATGATGGTAAACTAACTTGAAAAAGTTAGATATGGCGCTTAGCCCCTTTTGCGACCAAACTCTTCGTATGTTTTGCACGACTGTAATGACACCATTTCTTGAAGACATATGAAACTATAATCCTAAAATGTTATTAGGACCTACTTATTTAACGAAACTTCTAGAACATTGTTTGTGAACAACATGCACATGGTATGTAACTGCATTTCAAGAGTGCCTTCCGCGAGGTGGATGTATACTTAAAGGGGGAATTCCAGTGCAGTTGAAAGAATAGTTTGAGAAGGAGTAAAACATTTTTAGCACAAAAATGAACATTTGATTAAAGTCGGTTGTAAAATAAGGAAGGCattacattttgaagtttcggtAATTTTTCaggatgatgacatcatcaacttatTCATAATTTGCATCTTCTTGCTCAGCTGTATGAGAACTgttctgcagaaattagcaaagcTCCATAATTTCACAACTCCCCcaattttcatctgattttgatcaaattttcacttttgtactggtaagattttactctttcttaccaGACTAACTATATAATAACTGGACCAGAATTTCTCTTTAACATTCATACCGACGAAGCTTACCTCTCTATCTACTTCGTCTTACATCGAAAGCAGACGACCGCCTAGCTTCCTTTTCTCATATGAGATTCTTTGTCTAAAAGCTCCAATAGTTCTCTGCACAATCAGCCTTGCGTTAAAGGGGAAAAtctagtccaaatataagttagtctgatgagaaagagtaaaatattacgagttcaacggtatgatcttgatcgaaatcggatgaaaattaaggaagttatgacattttgaagtttctctattttggggggaaacagttcttgaagagtcaatatgaatattcaaatggcAGACATGGCAGAGTGAACATGTCATCCCTTCATAACTTACCAagtacataaaattgtgaaatttccaatttttcattcaaacgcaatcaTGCcggaggctcaaatcctcgtgtatctaactgatcactattctgaagttagtGAACCGtgcaaccaggaataacatcatgctTCAGACTTCAATCACAGaaacaatgaattttcattattttttttttttcgtacacgatcaatggaaaattgtgagggtatgatatggttagctcactcatttgcatattcatatccactgtacaagaactgttttggagaaattagcaaaactccaaaatgtcataacttccttatttttcatccgatttcagtcaaattattaccgttgaactcgcaagattttacttttttatcagactaacttatatttggactggatttcccctttaagcgGTCGCTCTTATAACAATGGGTCGCCTGCTAGTACTACTAATTTGTTTGCGAGTGATCACGTGAattattgaatgaaataatgataacggGGCAGAAATAACCCGGATCACATCAAGAAAAATTAAACCAGATTAAACTGAGCGAAGGATTCACGATCAAGCGCGGATAGTTATATAATGTAAATCCGTCTCTATTACTAGAAGGCCTATCTacataaaatgacatattttttgttttcccaTGTCACAGAGAATATTTGATATAAGCAAGGCAATATTGTCCAAATCTTACATAAAGTTGCATATTTCGCTGGAAAATAAAGTTTCGAAAATAACGTTATTCTTTTACCTTTTATGAATGTTTTCTGTAATGTACTGAACAACGCCCAAACTTTATTCAGTGATTTTGCAAGCAAGTATACTTTTCACTGTTATCtatgatacatacacacacacatacatgctgggaaaaaaaaaaactctcgaAATTTGTTTAATTTGAATCAAAACTTGTTAAGCAACCATTGTTCTCTCCGTCCACATCATCTGTGATATTTTCATACTTgtttaacattttctttcaaatattgtGCTCGGATACTTCATGGATAGAAACCGTAACCCCATCTGCAAGCGATGCATATTAATCATGGTTAATCATGTGAATTAACACCAAAAGCATGTTTAGTTAAATTTTACGACCTGTACAAACCTCTCGAAACTCGAGGAATGGGTGATATTGTTGTCGCGATCCTTGTAAACTTGAGCGCGCTCTCCACTTTAGGCCGAATCCCGAGAGAAAAAGTGCAGAATTAAAacaataaaccaaaccaaatcaaacgAAAAGGGAGAAGAAGAGTATGTTGTTCTTCAAATGTACTTTGCAATGCTATTACAAGCATAtcgatgtagattttgattcatccaggtagtaTGCTAAAAGcgtgattttcacaagtaagtccagtcgaacagatttaatttacacGCTTTTATTACTGACAAGCATAACATTATTTCGCTTCAAGACCTACACAGTGTCGTTGGGGCGAGGAGTTCAGAAGAGTGGGGGATTAGTGAAATTGGTAGCTTTTCAACACAGGGATACTCATCTGTCActgatatacatttttgttgttcTGTACCTCTTGAAAGTAAAGGCTGAATCGGCCATTTTGGTATTTTGGGGCTTTCCTCTTGCTTAACATACAAAAGTTTGCGCAGAGCACCAGTTTTGTCAGTATTTCTCCCCAAACCTTCACTACCCCTTCATTCAACTTCCACAGTCATGACAGTCTGCCTTGGAGAACGAAAAAACGAAAATAGagacaaaagaaaatggatCACAGTGTTCTTCATAATAACAGTGAATGACTTTTAATAGAGAAGGCATCCTCCTCATATTCATCTCGACGCGTGTAAAAGTTCACTCAATCAAAACTGTGTGCTATCTAATCTTTGGGAGATTTTCTGCTTCTCTTGTGTGTCGAGCAAAATAAGCATTTCATCGTGCTCTTTCGTCTCCGAGATGACTGCTACAATGGGCGTCAACGCAGAAAAAGTGGTAACCTCGAACCACGAAGAGCTATCGCTGCACGTACGTCGATTGTGTACTAGAAAGTATGATAGCAAGGTACGAGGCGCCTCCTTGGTATTAGTGGATTCGGTTTAGATTTCAGAAGATAACCGACAATAGGGACTCTATCTCTAATTTTGGCAGCTGAGGACTCAAGAGTGATGGAGGGAAACCATTGATATATAGATTGTTGTTTGAAATGATGGTGTTGTCCAGGGCTTTTCATGTTTTCCTATACAGTTCCGACAGCTGTTTAAGTTCAATATGTACAAGGCAGCAAAAGAAACATACGTATGCACATTTAACAAagattatattttatattaaggAAGTGTGCAGCATTGATTAATTAAGACCTGATTAAAAATGTCTTAATGCTTCTCTTCATCTTTATCTCTCCCTCTGCCATTCTCCCTTCTTCTGACGTCACCATTTTCACCAtagatatataatttttttttatactagtAGCTCAATTCTAAGAGATATCCTTGTGTTCTCGTACCTCTCTAactttctctctcctccccctcctcctcctcctcctcctccccctctcctcATCCTGCTTTccgtatgcatgtataatgtatgtataatatgaatatatgcaaTGTGTAGATATAGATGTAATATACAAATAGATACATAGACAAACAATGGAAATGTTGATATATAAATGCATTGATAGGTGGAAGACATGTATTCCATTCATCGATACAGTCCCAGTCAATATCAAGGGTTCCTTGGGAAGACTATGCTGTCTAAACCCAGAAGAAAAAAGGATTATTGTTCACGATGACCGGTGAACACGCCGGTATTGGAGACTCAAAAAGGGCGTTGGTCGATCCCTCCCGCTTGCCTCCAACCTGGAGGATGATCAAAGCGTTTTCAGTATCCCATTATCGATTGTCAGGACTTATTTCCTATATAACTGGAGGGGGTAATCATATTAATGCTTGAAGGGAAATAGCTGCATTATCTAAGACAATAAAAACTTGCATTTTACTAGCTCTTTCTAGTTCTTTCTACTTTTATAATTATTACGCGTTTGTTAATCCTATTATATCTCATAATCATAATGTGTACAAAAGGGTAGGAAGTGGATCTTCGCCGAAAACCTTCTAACTACATTCTAAACTTTCTAAACAATATATCTTATCATGAGGGTGAAGTTACCTAATGTAGGAAACCGTtggtgaattttgaaaaaaaaaatgatgtgtcATATTCATCATGTATTAACCTCTGTCCTTCCCCACACACTCAACTTGACAAGTCCTCGGAAAATGTATAAACATTAATTGAGACCTAGTTTTGATCGATGAACAAGTACTGCCCTACACGTCATCGTTGGATTAAAGTACAGTAAAGAAAAGTAAGTGCAGCATTACCAAAATACTGAATTCTAGTACCTGATAATGGTTAAGGCTGTGTAGAGATTGAATATCACGACTGATGATGGTATTTGAACagaaaataattcaaatttgtttaAGAATTCAAACTCGTGATAAGAGGTCTTAATCTAGtttatatattttctgtttttagtgttttttggggggcacgaatgaaagaataaagtaaTAAAACATCGAATGTTTCATTAATTCCAACCTTTCAGTTGTTTTGTAGTTTACTTTCGCAAGGAGAGTGATCTTTTCGCCCCATATCATCCTGGGAATGTTCCCCACTACACATCCAACTCATTCGCGCCGCGAATCAGCCAATCACGAGCTCGTCTTTGCATAACAAATCAAACGTCAGGCCGAGCCCAAACACAGTAAATCCTGAAAATAAATAGTGTTAAAAATTTCAATAAACCCAACATCGAAAATGGCACGACTATAGTTAAACAGTTTACATGAGGAGCAACCCAAAGTTTACATAAACTGTTAGTGTTATATCCACGCGGGTTCTCCAAACTCCACGTCTCGATGTatgggagagaaggagagggagagagggagggagaccCAATCGCAAAAGTATATATTTATAAACGGAACGCCTGTGTTTAAAGTTTGCGAGTACGAGAAGAGCAGGGGACGGGTCTTTATTTACGCAAAGATGTGGCTTCGAgatcttaaaatgaaaataGTCATAACAAACAATTGATAAAAAGGCGAGCGAGTTGAGCCCACAATTTACTCACAAAGTAGATAATCACGGGAGAGAAAAATTTCCCTCAATAAAAACTCCTCGCCCGTTGGGACGGCGCAGCCAAACCGGAGGAGAGCGAGCTACCGTCGAGCTGCCCAGAAAATCATTCTGCAGAGTTTCGTGTAGAATTCCCGAACACTTAAGTCTTTCTGGATACTTTATCATTCGGAATATACCTTCCTTTTCCGATGCGAGAAAACACCTTTACGGGTAAGTATTTGTTTGTGCGCGTATAACAATAACCGGCAGCTGCGCTGTTACAGTGTTGGTGATCTTACGGTTGTCCATAGTATCCGCGCGACTGTTGTGTGAGAGTAGGCGTGCAGCGGACGTGTGTAGTCATTTGTCAACGTCGATTTCGCCGCCGTTGTCGACATCATCAGCTCAATTCTTACAATTTTGTCCTAGCAGTGTTCGAGGCAGACAGATGATTCACGATTACGGTTAAAAGATGACGACTTCCTATTGTCTACTGCCGCATGCCATAGGCGTACGTTTTTCTCCGTATATCCAATCTCGTACATGTGTTCATACGTCAAACAGCTATTTCTCTTTGtttaga from Diadema setosum chromosome 9, eeDiaSeto1, whole genome shotgun sequence includes the following:
- the LOC140233003 gene encoding forkhead box protein F1-A-like; protein product: MKTLVSLESLFVACNENSIPASPMTQLENMSAALHSSATMSGQHLPPSQAQQTQSQQHQQHHHPHHHHTHHQQQHQQQQQQQQQQQQQHHHQQHHPQAQGQHQHQQHAQQQPHQPPQSQPQQQHTSVAVAQPADSVGLENTEVPADSPSSQTESSDKALNKKSGAGIRRHEKPPYSYIALIVMAIQSSPAKRLTLSEIYQFLMQRFPFFRGPYQGWKNSVRHNLSLNECFIKLPKGLGRPGKGHYWTIDPASEFMFEEGSFRRRPRGFRRKCHALRPPYAMMNAMPHHMLGVGGMDMFGQNPGHVAPGGLSPMQAGMNHMGHMNGMDSNMNMSMIGGPMSPHLANSAPNACSPNAGFMTSCSMTGGDYHSASSAGTPPTPTGLYMNAAAVSGGGLGMETAQCSVSYAGGWGNSAVNTRYIKQQPPDCSEDSSPHAGVLQPHVDTTQYIPSGQHHPGSEGIDMTQASLQGLRGVVQQGEMGDSSPTGMACSTGADRKGFLLSPPAQQTAHQQPHPIHQATY